Below is a genomic region from Nocardioides panacis.
CGACGTGACGATCGCGTCGCTGCCCGACTTCCCGGCCGAGCAGGTCCGCGCGGGCATCCCCGCGGAGTCGCTGCGGGACGCCCGGCAGATCGTCGCGCGGCTCGACGACGCCGTCCGGATCTGCCCCACGCCGACCCCGACCCCGACGCCGACACCCACCCCGACCGGTCGCGGCACGGGCCAGGCCGGCGGGTCCCCGAGCGCGCAGCCCAGCCCGACCGCGTCGCCGACCCCGACTGCCACCCCGACTCCGACGGCGACCCCGACCCCGACGGCCGGGGCGTCGGCCACCCTCGCTCCTCCGGACTGCGTGGAGGCCACCCCGTGAGCGCCATGCAGGCGTTGCGCGACGCCGCCTTCACCCACCGCCGCCGCCGCGGCGCCGAGCTGTTCCTGCTCGTCCTCAGCCTGGTCGTCGGTGTCGGCGCCTACGCTGCGGTGGGCCTCGGCGTCGAGGGCACGGTGCCCGCCGACATCGTCGGGTACGGCGGCTGGCTGGCCGCCCTGTGCCTGGTCTGCCACGTCGTGGTTCGCCTGGTCGCGCCGTACGCCGACCCGGTGCTGCTCCCGATCGTGGCCGCGCTCAACGGCCTCGGCCTCGCGATGATCCACCGGATCGACCTGGCCCGGGTCGCCGCCGAGCCCGACTCGCAGACGTTCGCCCGCGGCCAGCTCGTGTGGATGACGCTGGGCGTGATCCTCTTCGTGCTGGTGCTCGTCGTGGTCCGCGACCACCGGCGGCTCCAGGCGTTCACCTACACCTTCGGCTTCGCCGCGATCCTGCTGCTGCTGATGCCGCTGATGCCGCTGATCGGCGTGACCCGCAACGGCGCGCGGATCTGGATCAACCTCGGCCCGCTGAGCTTCCAGCCCGGTGAGGTCGCCAAGGTGATGCTGGTGCTGTTCTTCGCCGGCTACCTCGTGCTGCACCGCGACGCGCTCGCCCTGGCCGGCCGCCGGTTCGCCGGCATCGACCTGCCCCGCGGCCGCGACCTGGGGCCGGTCCTGGTGATGTGGCTGATCAGCCTGGGCGTGCTGGTCTTCCAGCGCGACCTCGGCTCGTCGCTGCTGTTCTTCGGGCTGTTCCTGGTGATGCTCTACGTCGCGACCGAGCGGCCGGGCTGGCTGGTCGTCGGCTCGGTGATGTTCCTGGCCGGCGCCTACGCCGGGTTCCTGGCCTTCGGGCACGTGCAGACCCGGGTGAACGCCTGGCTGCACCCCTTCGACCCGGCGAACGCGACCGGCGCCTACCAGATCATCCAGGGGATGTACGGCATGGCGTGGGGCGGTCTGGTCGGCCGCGGGCTCGGCCAGGGCGACCCGACGCTGATCCCGTTCTCCTACTCCGACTTCATCATGGCCTCGCTCGGCGAGGAGCTGGGGCTGACCGGCGTGATGGCCGTGCTGCTGCTCTACGGGCTGATCGTCGAGCGCGCGCTGCGCACCGCCCTGGTCTGCCGGGACGCGTTCGGCAAGCTCGTCGCGGTCGGTCTCGGCGTGGTCTTCGCGCTGCAGGTCTTCGTGGTCGTCGGCGGCGTCACCAAGCTGATCCCGCTGACCGGCCTGACCACCCCGTTCCTGTCCTACGGCGGGTCGTCGCTGGTGGCCAACTGGGCGATCGTCGCCCTGCTGCTGCGGATCTCCGACCAGGCCCGCCGGCCCCTTCCCGACCTGACCTCCCCGGAGGAGGACGACGCCACCCAGGTGGTGAATCTCCGATGAACAAGCCGATCCGCACGATGTCCATCTTCTGCATGCTGCTGTTCGCGGCGCTGCTGCTGAACACCACCTACCTGCAGTACGTCGACGCCGGCAGCCTCAACTCGCGCGGCGACAACAAGCGGGTGCGCGACGCGGAGTTCTCCCGCAAGCGCGGCGCGATCGTCGCCGGTGGCTCGTCGGTGGCCGAGAGCGTGCAGAGCGACGACGCCTACAAGTACCAGCGGGTCTACAAGCAGCCCCGCAAGTACGCCCCGCTGACCGGCTACTACTCCTACATCTACGGCCGCTCGGCGGTGGAGTCCAGCCAGAACGAGATCCTCTCCGGCAGCGACCCGCGGCTGTTCGTCAACCGGGTCGTGGACATGCTCGGCAACAGCCAGCCCAAGGGCGGCTCAGTGACGCTGACCGTCGACCCCAAGGCGCAGACCGCGGCGTACGACGGGCTGCGGGCCCTGGGCAGGAACGTCGAGGGCTCGGTCGTCGCGCTCGACCCGTCGACCGGCAAGGTGCTCGCGCTGGTCACCTCCCCGACGTACGACCCGAACCGGCTCGCCTCGCACAGCTTCAGCGACGTGCAGAAGGCCTGGAACGAGCTCACCGCCGACAAGAACCGGCCGCTGCTCGACCGCGGGATCCAGGAGGTCTACCCCCCGGGATCGACGTTCAAGCTGGTGACCGCCGCCGCGGCGCTGTCCAGCGGGCAGTACACCCCCGACACCAAGGTCAAGGGCGGCGCCAGCCTCGACCTGCCGCAGACCTCGACCGACCTCGTCAACGAGAACGGCAGCAACTGCGGCGGCGACCCGATCACCCTGACCCAGGCGCTCGAGGTGTCCTGCAACGTGTCGTTCGGCGACATCGGGCTGCGGCTCGGCGACGACGCGCTGCGGGCACAGGCCGAGAAGTTCGGGTTCGACCAGACCTACCTCAACGACCTGCCCGGGCAGGTCAAGAGCCGGTTCCCGGAGAGCCCGGACGAGCCGCAGACCGCCCTGTCCGCGATCGGCCAGTTCGACGTGGCGGCCACCCCGCTGCAGATGGCCATGGTCGCGGCCGGGATCGCCAACAACGGCACGGTGATGCGGCCCTACGTCGTCGACGAGGTGCAGGCACCCGACCTGTCCAGCCTGGAGAAGACCAGCCCCGAGGCGCTGCGCAGCAACGCGGTCTCGTCCTCGGTGGCCCGCGACCTGACCCAGATGATGGTCGAGGTGGTCGACAACGGCACCGGGACCACGGCGCGGATCCCGGGCATCAAGGTGGCCGGCAAGACCGGCACCGCGCAGAGCTCGCCGGATCGGCCGCCGTACGCCTGGTTCGTGTCCTTCGCGCCGGCCGACAACCCCAAGGTCGCGGTGGCGGTGCTCGTCGCGGACGCCGGCGTGGCCCGCGACGCGATCTCCGGCAGCGGCCTGGCCGCACCGATCGCCAAGAACGTCATGGAAGCCGTGATCGGCAAGTGAGCGGGGACCAGCGGCTCCCCGACGCGCCCCGCTACCGGCTGGACTCGCGCATCGCGACCGGCGGCATGGGCGAGGTCTGGAAGGCCACCGACACGGTGCTCGGCCGCGAGGTCGCGGTCAAGGTGCTCAAGCCGGAGTACGCCGACGACGCGACGTTCCGGAGCAGGTTCGAGACCGAGGCCCGCAACGCGGCGGCGCTGCACCACCCCAACGTCGCGGCCGTCTTCGACTTCGGCGAGCTCCCCCCGATCCGGCCGGGAGCGGCGGGCCGCCGCAGCCCTACCTCGTCATGGAGCTGGTCCGCGGCGAGCCGCTGTCCGCGCTGCTGCGCGGCGGGGAGCCGATGCCGCCCGAGCCGGCCGCCGAGCTGCTGGCCCAGGCCGCGGACGGGATCAGCGCCGCGCACGCGCTCGGCATCGTGCACCGGGACGTGAAGCCGGCCAACCTGCTGGTCACCCCTGACGGCACCCTGAAGATCACCGACTTCGGCATCGCCCGGGCCGCCGACGCGGTCGCGCTGACCCAGACCGGCCAGGTCATCGGCACCCCGCAGTACCTCTCCCCCGAGCAGGCCGAGGGCAAGGCGGCCACCGCGGCCAGCGACATCTACTCCCTCGGCGTGGTGCTCTACGAGTGCCTGGCCGGACGGCGCCCCTTCGACGCCGACAGCCCGATCGCCACCGCCCTCGCGCACCTGCGCGACGACCCGCCGCCGCTCCCCGACGAGGTCCCCGAGCACCTGCGCGAGACCGTCCGGGTCGCGCTCGCCAAGGACCCCGCCGCGCGGTTCGGCTCCGCGGCGGCGTTCGCCACGGCGCTGCACGGCGGCCCGGTGGTCGGCGGCGCGGGCACCCCCGCGGACCCGGGCGCCGACGCCCCGACGGTGGTGGCCGCCTCCGCCGCCGCGCCGGTGGCCGGTGCGGCCGTGGCCGCCGCGGCAGCCGGGCACGACGCCGACGACGGCACCCGCGTGCTGTCCGCCCCCGACGACGTGCCGCCCCGCGGCCCCCGCGGTCCGGCTCCCGCTCCGCCGCCCGGCCCGGCCGAGCGGCGACGTACGCCGGGCTGGCTGCCGTGGGCCGCGGCCGCGGCCGCCGTGCTCGTGGTGGTGCTGGTCGTCTCCCAGCTCGGCGGCAACGGGGACGACCCCGCGGCGCCGACGTCCGGGGACTCCCCGTCGGCGACCAAGGGCTCGAAGGCGCCCTCCCGCAGCGCCTCGCCGAAGCCGAGCCCGTCGCGCACCCCGTCCGCCAGCGACACCCCGAGCGAGACTCCGTCCGCGTCGCCGTCGGAGTCGCCGTCCGCGCAGACCGTGACCGTCGACCCGGCCGCCTACGTCGGGCGGCCGGCGAAGGACGCCCGCAAGGACCTCGAGAAGCTCGGCCTGACCGTCGCGGAGACCACGGTGGAGAACCCCGGCGACCAGGAGAAGGACGGGGTGTCCGGCGTCAGCCCCTCGGGCGAGGTCGAGCCCGGGTCGACGGTGACGCTCTCGGTGTACGGCGACCCGGTGCAGGTCGAGGTGCCCGGCGCGAGCACCGGCCCGAGCACCGGCGCGGACACCGGCCCGGGCAACGGCAAGGTCAAGGGAAAGGTCAAGAAGCAGCCATGAGCAACGATCAGCCCGAGGGCAACGGTCCCCGCGTCGGGGGTCGCTACGTGCTCGGCGACCTGCTCGGACGCGGCGGGATGGCAGAGGTCCGCAAGAGCACCGACGTCCGCCTCGGGCGGGTGGTCGCGGTCAAGCGGCTGCGCACCGACCTGGCCAGCGACCCGACCTTCCAGGCACGCTTCCGCCGCGAGGCGCAGAGCTCCGCCTCCCTGAACCACCCCGCGATCGTGTCGGTCTACGACACCGGCGAGGAGCCGTCGACCGACGGGTCCGACGTCCCGCAGCCCTACATCGTGATGGAGTACGTCGCCGGCCGGACGCTGCGCGAGATCCTCCGCGAGGGCCGCAAGATCCTGCCGGAGCGGGCCCTGGAGATCACCTCGGGCGTGCTCGCGGCGCTGGACTACAGCCACCGGGCCGGCATCGTGCACCGCGACATCAAGCCCGCCAACGTGATGCTCACCCCGAGCGGCGACGTGAAGGTGATGGACTTCGGCATCGCCCGGGCGCTGGCCGACGCGTCCTCGACGATGACCCAGACCGCGGCCGTCGTCGGCACGGCGCAGTACCTCTCCCCCGAGCAGGCCCGCGGCGAGACCGTGGACTCCCGCAGCGACGTGTACTCCACCGGCTGCCTGCTCTACGAGCTGCTCACCGGCCGGCCGCCGTTCGTCGGCGAGAGCCCGGTGTCGGTGGCCTACCAGCACGTCCGCGAGCAGGCGCCGCCGCCGTCCTCGATCGACGGGGACCTCACCCCCGAGATCGACGCGATCGTGATGAAGTCGCTGACCAAGCGCGTCGAGGACCGCTACCAGAGCGCCGCCGCGATGCGCGCGGACATCGAGCGGTACCTCGCCGGCAAGCCGGTCGCGGCGCCCGTCGTGCCCGTGTCCGGGAACGGCTTCGTGCCCGACCACGAGCCCACCTCGATGTTCACCGGGGTCCGTGACGACGAGCCCGAGGAGGAGCGCAAGAAGCGCTGGCCGCTGGTGCTGGCGATCCTCGGCGTGGTCGCCCTGCTGGTGGCGGCCGCCGTCGTCGGCCCGATGCTGTTCAGCTCCGCGCCCGAGACCCGGACCGTGCCGCAGGTGGTCAGCATGACCCAGCCGCAGGCCGAGGCCCGGATCAAGGCGGCCGGGCTGGTCGTCGGTGACGTGTCGAAGGAGGCGTCCGAGGACGTCGCCAAGGGCCAGGTCATCGCCCAGGACCCGGACCCGCTCTCGACGCTGCCGCCCGGCGACCCGGTGGACCTCACCGTCTCGACCGGCCAGCCCGACGTGGTGGTGCCGGACATCCTCGGCGACGACAAGGACACCGCCCGGCAGAAGCTCACCGACGCCGGGCTGCGCGTGAAGCTGGTCCAGAAGAAGTCCGACGAGCAGCAGGACATCGTCATCGACAGCGACCCGCGCCCGGCGACCAGCGTCACCAAGGGCAGCCTGGTCACCGTCGTCTACTCGGCGGGCCCGCAGCAGGTGCCCAGCGTCGTCGGCCTCAAGGAGGGCGCCGCGCGCGCGAAGCTGGAGAAGGCCGGGTTCAAGGTGGACTCCGTGCAGGACTCGCAGACCGAGTCGACCAAGGGCACCGTGCTCAAGCAGAGCCCGTCGGCGTTCACCACCCAGCCGCAGGGCACCACCGTGGTGATCACGGTGTCGAGCTACGAGCCGCCGAGCCCCACCCCGACGCCGACCCCGACGCCGACCCCCACCCCGACCCCCACGCCGACCCCGACCGTGCCCACCCCGCCCACCGAGTCGCCGTCGGTCCCACCCCCGCCTGAGGCGGGGGACCCGGGACCACAGGACCAGGGGTCGAGCCGGGACTCGTGCGGGCTCGAGCCGGGGGTCAGGCCGCGGGCTTGGCGTACTCGAGCTCGGTCGAGCCGGAGTAGCCGGGCAGGTCTACCGAGTCGTGCGTCTCGACGCTCCAGCCGAGGCCGGACTCGGCGACCACCCGCAGGTAGAGCTGGATGTACGGGCTGGTCGTCACCGAGGTGAGCATGTCGTCGGTGGGGCCGATCGCGGTGATGCGGTACGGCGGCGAGTAGGGCACGCCGTGCAGGATCACCACGTTGCCCACGCACTTCACGCCGGTCGTGGAGACCACGCGCTGGTCCTGGATCGTCATCGCCTCGGCCCCGCCGGCCCACAGCGAGTTCACGACCGCCTGGATGTCCTGCTGGTGCACGAGCAGCTCGCTCACCGCGGACAGGTCGTCGCCGGCCGCGTCGAGCGCCTGCTTGGGCGCGTCGTCGAGCGTGATCGTGACGCCCGGGCCGTGCACCGGGGACAGCCCGGCGGGTGCCTCGAGGGCCTTGGCCTTCCTCTGCTCGACGGTCCCGCCGACGGTGCCGAGGTCGGCGGTCAGCCGGTCGACCTCGGTGGTGAGGTCGGCGGCCCGGGTCCGCAGTCCCTCCAGGTCCTTGGCCTGCGCGTTGGCCAGGCCGTCCAGGTCGTCGTACCTCCCGGCCCGCAGGTCCATGCCGCGCGAGCTGACCATGCTGGTGACGAACAGGATCCCGGCGACCAGGAAGACCGCCGGCCCGAGGAGTCGCCAGACCAGCCCGCGCGAGCGGTAGGTCCGGGTCCGCGCCGCGAAGGCGGTCGCCAGCCGGGCGTGCCAGCTCTGGCGGTGCGGGTGCGTGGTCATCGGGCCGCCTGCGAGGTGTGTGCGTGGGGAGGGTCGACGCCGACTAGGCTATCGGAGTCCACAACGGGTCCCGCGACACCGCGGGCCCGCCCAGGAGCACCCAGGAGTTCTCGTGTCGTCACCTCGTCCGTCCGGCAACGGCGGCAAGACCAAGCGCCCCGCCCCGAGCGGCAGCTTCGCCCCCGCCGCGGGCATCTCGTGGGTGCGCACCGGGCTGGCCGCGCTGGTCGTGCTGCTCGGCATCGCCTGGCTGGTCGTGTACGTCGTGGTGGCCGGACCGGACACCGACGGCACCAAGCTCACCTGGATGGGTGACCTGGGGCGCTGGAACTACCTGATCGGCTTCGGCCTGGTCTTCCTCGGCCTGGCGATGGGCGCGCACCCCTCCACCCCGCTCGGCCGCGGTCGCGGCGTGGTGGTCGGGATGCTCGGCAGCTTCCTGATCGGCCTGGTCTGGATCGTCCTGTACTACGTCACCGGCTCGGAGATGACGCTGCCGCTGCTCACCGACCTCGGTCAGTACAACCTGATGGTCGGCATCGGCTTCATGGCCGTCGGGTTCGTGTACGCCACGCACTGGGAGTAGCCACCTCGGCGGACGGCCGTCCACACAGTCACACAGGTTCACCGAGCCGGTGTCGCGGAGCGATCTCGCGGCACCGGTTCTGCACATCTGTGCATGACCTTGTGGACGAATTACACCGCTGGAATTTCATCCACAGGGTTTATCCCCAATGTGGACAGAGGCCAGGGACGGCGCCGGCGGACGAGGCGCGATGGTCCCGAGATACCCGGTGGGGGCATGCACGAAACCTGGGGCCCGGGCGGGGAGGGACCAGCGTGCGGGTCAGGCCAGGACGGCGACGCGGGTGCCGGTGGTGACCAGCACCAGGAGGGCGACCGCGACGATGCCGCCGGTCTGCCAGAGGGTGCGGTTGGTCCGGGGCGCGTAGACGATCACGGTGCCGAGCAGCAGGCCGCCGATGAAGCCGCCGAGGTGGCCCTGCCAGGAGATCATCCGGACGAACATGAAGGTGATCACGAAGTTCACGCCGATCCAGGTGAGCATCCCGCGGACGTCGCCGTGGACCTTGATGGCCACCACCAGCATCGCGCCCATCAGGCCGAAGATGGCGCCCGAGGCGCCGAGCGTCTGGCCGTAGGGGGTGGAGAACCACAGCACGGTGGCGCTGCCGGCCAGCCCGGAGATCAGGTAGACGGCGAGGAAGCGGGTGCGCCCGATGGCGAGCTCGAGCTGGGGCCCGAGGGTCCACAGCGCGAGCATGTTGAAGCCGATGTGCCAGATCGCGACGTGGGTGAACATCGAGGTGAGCAGCTGCCAGACGTCGCCCTGGGAGACGCTGGCGAACTGCGGGTAGACCACCCCGAGGTAGCTCGAGGACGGCCGGAGCGCGAGGTAGTCGACGAGCCGGCTGCCCGCTCCACCGGTCGCCAGGATCGCCACCCAGACCACGACGTTGATCGCGATCAGGACCTGCGAGGTGAGCGCCGGGTTGCCGGACCGCTGGCCGCCGTACGCCGTGCGGCCGGACCGGGTCTCGCGGGACCCCTCGTGCACGCAGGACGGGCACTGGAACCCGACCGAGGCGGGACGCATGCAGTCGGGGCAGATCCGGCGGTCGCACCGCTGGCAGCGGATGTGCGCCTCGCGGTCGGGGTGCCGGTAGCAGACCGGGGCCTCCTGCTCGGAGGCCCCGGTCGCCGGCGTGTCAGGCGTGCTCATCGGTGCTGGTGTCAGCGCCTGTCGATCTCGACCGACTCGATCACCACGGCGTCCTTGGGGCGGTCGCCCGCACCGGTCGGCGTCACGTTGATCTTGTCGACGACGGCACGGCTGGCCTCGTCCTCCACCTCGCCGAAGATCGTGTGCTTGTTGTTCAGCCACGGGGTCTCGGTGGTGGTGATGAAGAACTGCGACCCGTTGGTGCCCGGGCCGGCGTTCGCCATCGCGAGGAGGTACTTGCGGTCGAACTGGAGCTCGGGGTGGAACTCGTCCTTGAACGTGTAGCCCGGGCCACCGGTGCCGGTGCCGAGCGGGCAGCCGCCCTGGATCATGAAGTTCTCGATGATCCGGTGGAAGCCGAGCCCGTCGTAGAACTTGTCCGGGGACTTCTTGCCGGTCTGCGGGACCTGGTACTCCTGGGTCCCCTCGGCCAGACCGACGAAGTTCTCGACGGTCTTCGGGGCGTGGTTCGGGAACAGGTGGATGACGATGTCACCCTGGTTGGTCTTCAACGTCGCGTAGGTCTCGGACACCGCGCCGCCTCTCGGGTCGTCGGACATGTGGTCGTGGAGCCTTCCGATCCTCCCACGTCGCCCAACCGGGTCCGGCCGGGACCGTCCCGCGGTCCGTCCGGTCGCGTCTCGCCGCGGTGCCCCCGTGTTTCATCTCGCCACCGTTGCGGGCATGATCGACCGGGGAACGGGCATCAGCACGTGGACCGACCAGCAGACCCGGACGGCGGATCTGAGAAGAGAGGACCTCGCCACGATGATCGGCAAGAAGAAGACCCTGCGAGAGCAGATCCTTGACCAGGCCAGTGACCTGGCGGACAGCGCCCGCG
It encodes:
- the pknB gene encoding Stk1 family PASTA domain-containing Ser/Thr kinase; its protein translation is MSNDQPEGNGPRVGGRYVLGDLLGRGGMAEVRKSTDVRLGRVVAVKRLRTDLASDPTFQARFRREAQSSASLNHPAIVSVYDTGEEPSTDGSDVPQPYIVMEYVAGRTLREILREGRKILPERALEITSGVLAALDYSHRAGIVHRDIKPANVMLTPSGDVKVMDFGIARALADASSTMTQTAAVVGTAQYLSPEQARGETVDSRSDVYSTGCLLYELLTGRPPFVGESPVSVAYQHVREQAPPPSSIDGDLTPEIDAIVMKSLTKRVEDRYQSAAAMRADIERYLAGKPVAAPVVPVSGNGFVPDHEPTSMFTGVRDDEPEEERKKRWPLVLAILGVVALLVAAAVVGPMLFSSAPETRTVPQVVSMTQPQAEARIKAAGLVVGDVSKEASEDVAKGQVIAQDPDPLSTLPPGDPVDLTVSTGQPDVVVPDILGDDKDTARQKLTDAGLRVKLVQKKSDEQQDIVIDSDPRPATSVTKGSLVTVVYSAGPQQVPSVVGLKEGAARAKLEKAGFKVDSVQDSQTESTKGTVLKQSPSAFTTQPQGTTVVITVSSYEPPSPTPTPTPTPTPTPTPTPTPTVPTPPTESPSVPPPPEAGDPGPQDQGSSRDSCGLEPGVRPRAWRTRARSSRSSRAGLPSRASRRSSRGRTRRPPAGRAGCTGWSSPR
- a CDS encoding rhomboid family intramembrane serine protease, encoding MSTPDTPATGASEQEAPVCYRHPDREAHIRCQRCDRRICPDCMRPASVGFQCPSCVHEGSRETRSGRTAYGGQRSGNPALTSQVLIAINVVVWVAILATGGAGSRLVDYLALRPSSSYLGVVYPQFASVSQGDVWQLLTSMFTHVAIWHIGFNMLALWTLGPQLELAIGRTRFLAVYLISGLAGSATVLWFSTPYGQTLGASGAIFGLMGAMLVVAIKVHGDVRGMLTWIGVNFVITFMFVRMISWQGHLGGFIGGLLLGTVIVYAPRTNRTLWQTGGIVAVALLVLVTTGTRVAVLA
- a CDS encoding protein kinase domain-containing protein, giving the protein MRGGEPMPPEPAAELLAQAADGISAAHALGIVHRDVKPANLLVTPDGTLKITDFGIARAADAVALTQTGQVIGTPQYLSPEQAEGKAATAASDIYSLGVVLYECLAGRRPFDADSPIATALAHLRDDPPPLPDEVPEHLRETVRVALAKDPAARFGSAAAFATALHGGPVVGGAGTPADPGADAPTVVAASAAAPVAGAAVAAAAAGHDADDGTRVLSAPDDVPPRGPRGPAPAPPPGPAERRRTPGWLPWAAAAAAVLVVVLVVSQLGGNGDDPAAPTSGDSPSATKGSKAPSRSASPKPSPSRTPSASDTPSETPSASPSESPSAQTVTVDPAAYVGRPAKDARKDLEKLGLTVAETTVENPGDQEKDGVSGVSPSGEVEPGSTVTLSVYGDPVQVEVPGASTGPSTGADTGPGNGKVKGKVKKQP
- a CDS encoding peptidoglycan D,D-transpeptidase FtsI family protein produces the protein MNKPIRTMSIFCMLLFAALLLNTTYLQYVDAGSLNSRGDNKRVRDAEFSRKRGAIVAGGSSVAESVQSDDAYKYQRVYKQPRKYAPLTGYYSYIYGRSAVESSQNEILSGSDPRLFVNRVVDMLGNSQPKGGSVTLTVDPKAQTAAYDGLRALGRNVEGSVVALDPSTGKVLALVTSPTYDPNRLASHSFSDVQKAWNELTADKNRPLLDRGIQEVYPPGSTFKLVTAAAALSSGQYTPDTKVKGGASLDLPQTSTDLVNENGSNCGGDPITLTQALEVSCNVSFGDIGLRLGDDALRAQAEKFGFDQTYLNDLPGQVKSRFPESPDEPQTALSAIGQFDVAATPLQMAMVAAGIANNGTVMRPYVVDEVQAPDLSSLEKTSPEALRSNAVSSSVARDLTQMMVEVVDNGTGTTARIPGIKVAGKTGTAQSSPDRPPYAWFVSFAPADNPKVAVAVLVADAGVARDAISGSGLAAPIAKNVMEAVIGK
- a CDS encoding cell division protein CrgA, which gives rise to MSSPRPSGNGGKTKRPAPSGSFAPAAGISWVRTGLAALVVLLGIAWLVVYVVVAGPDTDGTKLTWMGDLGRWNYLIGFGLVFLGLAMGAHPSTPLGRGRGVVVGMLGSFLIGLVWIVLYYVTGSEMTLPLLTDLGQYNLMVGIGFMAVGFVYATHWE
- a CDS encoding peptidylprolyl isomerase — protein: MSETYATLKTNQGDIVIHLFPNHAPKTVENFVGLAEGTQEYQVPQTGKKSPDKFYDGLGFHRIIENFMIQGGCPLGTGTGGPGYTFKDEFHPELQFDRKYLLAMANAGPGTNGSQFFITTTETPWLNNKHTIFGEVEDEASRAVVDKINVTPTGAGDRPKDAVVIESVEIDRR
- a CDS encoding FtsW/RodA/SpoVE family cell cycle protein, whose product is MQALRDAAFTHRRRRGAELFLLVLSLVVGVGAYAAVGLGVEGTVPADIVGYGGWLAALCLVCHVVVRLVAPYADPVLLPIVAALNGLGLAMIHRIDLARVAAEPDSQTFARGQLVWMTLGVILFVLVLVVVRDHRRLQAFTYTFGFAAILLLLMPLMPLIGVTRNGARIWINLGPLSFQPGEVAKVMLVLFFAGYLVLHRDALALAGRRFAGIDLPRGRDLGPVLVMWLISLGVLVFQRDLGSSLLFFGLFLVMLYVATERPGWLVVGSVMFLAGAYAGFLAFGHVQTRVNAWLHPFDPANATGAYQIIQGMYGMAWGGLVGRGLGQGDPTLIPFSYSDFIMASLGEELGLTGVMAVLLLYGLIVERALRTALVCRDAFGKLVAVGLGVVFALQVFVVVGGVTKLIPLTGLTTPFLSYGGSSLVANWAIVALLLRISDQARRPLPDLTSPEEDDATQVVNLR